A portion of the Gorilla gorilla gorilla isolate KB3781 chromosome X, NHGRI_mGorGor1-v2.1_pri, whole genome shotgun sequence genome contains these proteins:
- the CLCN5 gene encoding H(+)/Cl(-) exchange transporter 5 isoform X1 produces MAMWQGAMDNRGFQQGSFSSFQNSSSDEDLMDIPATAMDFSMRDDVPPLDREVGEDKSYNGGGIGSSNRIMDFLEEPIPGVGTYDDFNTIDWVREKSRDRDRHREITNKSKESTWALIHSVSDAFSGWLLMLLIGLLSGSLAGLIDISAHWMTDLKEGICTGGFWFNHEHCCWNSEHVTFEERDKCPEWNSWSQLIISTDEGAFAYIVNYFMYVLWALLFAFLAVSLVKVFAPYACGSGIPEIKTILSGFIIRGYLGKWTLVIKTITLVLAVSSGLSLGKEGPLVHVACCCGNILCHCFNKYRKNEAKRREVLSAAAAAGVSVAFGAPIGGVLFSLEEVSYYFPLKTLWRSFFAALVAAFTLRSINPFGNSRLVLFYVEFHTPWHLFELVPFILLGIFGGLWGALFIRTNIAWCRKRKTTQLGKYPVIEVLVVTAITAILAFPNEYTRMSTSELISELFNDCGLLDSSKLCDYENRFNTSKGGELPDRPAGVGVYSAMWQLALTLILKIVITIFTFGMKIPSGLFIPSMAVGAIAGRLLGVGMEQLAYYHQEWTVFNSWCSQGADCITPGLYAMVGAAACLGGVTRMTVSLVVIMFELTGGLEYIVPLMAAAMTSKWVADALGREGIYDAHIRLNGYPFLEAKEEFAHKTLAMDVMKPRRNDPLLTVLTQDSMTVEDVENIISETTYSGFPVVVSRESQRLVGFVLRRDLIISIENARKKQDGVVSTSIIYFTEHSPPLPPYTPPTLKLRNILDLSPFTVTDLTPMEIVVDIFRKLGLRQCLVTHNGRLLGIITKKDVLKHIAQMANQDPDSILFN; encoded by the exons AGGACAAGTCGTACAATGGTGGAGGAATAGGTTCTTCAAATAGGATCATGGACTTCTTGGAGGAGCCAATCCCTGGTGTAGGGACCTATGATGATTTCAATACAATTGATTGGGTGAGAGAGAAGTCTCGAGACCGGGATAGGCACCGAGAG ATTACCAATAAAAGCAAAGAGTCAACATGGGCCTTAATTCACAGTGTGAGTGATGCTTTTTCCGGCTGGTTGTTGATGCTCCTTATTGGGCTTTTATCAG GTTCGTTAGCTGGTTTGATAGACATCTCTGCTCATTGGATGACAGACTTAAAAGAAGGTATATGCACAGGGGGATTCTGGTTTAACCATGAACATTGTTGCTGGAACTCTGAGCATGTCACCTTTGAAGAGAGAGACAAATGTCCAGAGTGGAATAGTTGGTCCCAGCTTATCATCAGCACAGATGAG GGAGCCTTTGCCTACATAGTCAATTATTTCATGTACGTCCTCTGGGCTCTCCTATTTGCCTTCCTTGCCGTATCTCTTGTCAAGGTGTTTGCGCCTTATGCCTGTGGCTCTGGAATCCCTGAG ATAAAAACTATCTTGAGTGGTTTCATTATTAGGGGCTATTTGGGTAAGTGGACTTTGGTTATCAAAACCATCACCTTGGTGCTGGCAGTGTCGTctggcttgagcctgggcaaaGAGGGCCCTCTAGTGCACGTGGCTTGCTGCTGTGGGAACATCCTGTGCCACTGCTTCAACAAATACAGGAAGAATGAAGCCAAGCGCAGAGAG GTCTTGTCGGCTGCAGCAGCAGCTGGTGTATCTGTAGCCTTTGGAGCACCTATaggtggagtattattcagccttgaagaG GTCAGCTACTATTTTCCCCTCAAAACATTGTGGCGTTCATTCTTTGCTGCCTTGGTGGCAGCATTCACTCTACGCTCCATCAATCCATTTGGGAACAGCCGCCTGGTACTATTTTATGTGGAGTTTCACACCCCATGGCATCTCTTTGAGCTCGTGCCGTTCATTCTGCTGGGCATATTTGGTGGTCTGTGGGGAGCACTGTTTATCCGCACAAACATTGCCTGGTGTCGGAAGCGAAAGACCACCCAGTTGGGCAAGTATCCTGTTATAGAGGTACTCGTCGTGACGGCCATCACTGCCATCCTGGCTTTCCCCAATGAATACACTCGGATGAGCACAAGTGAGCTCATTTCTGAGCTGTTTAATGACTGTGGCCTTCTGGACTCCTCCAAGCTCTGTGATTATGAGAACCGTTTCAACACAAGCAAGGGGGGTGAACTGCCTGACAGACCGGCTGGCGTGGGAGTCTACAGTGCAATGTGGCAGCTGGCTTTAACACTCATACTGAAAATTGTCATTACTATATTCACTTTTGGCATGAAG ATCCCTTCTGGCCTCTTTATCCCTAGCATGGCTGTTGGTGCTATAGCAGGTCGACTTCTAGGAGTAGGAATGGAACAGCTGGCTTATTACCACCAGGAATGGACCGTCTTCAATAGCTGGTGTAGTCAGGGAGCTGATTGCATCACCCCCGGCCTTTATGCAATGGTTGGGGCTGCAGCCTGCTTAG GTGGGGTGACTCGGATGACTGTTTCTCTTGTTGTCATAATGTTTGAACTGACTGGTGGCTTAGAATACATCGTGCCTCTGATGGCTGCAGCCATGACAAGCAAGTGGGTGGCAGATGCTCTTGGGCGGGAGGGCATCTATGATGCCCACATCCGTCTCAATGGATACCCCTTTCTTGAAGCCAAAGAAGAGTTTGCTCATAAGACCCTGGCAATGGATGTGATGAAACCCCGGAGAAATGATCCTTTGTTGACTGTCCTTACTCAGGACAGTATGACTGTGGAAGATGTAGAGAACATAATCAGTGAAACCACTTACAGTGGCTTCCCAGTGGTGGTATCCCGGGAGTCCCAAAGACTTGTGGGCTTTGTCCTCCGAAGAGATCTCATTATTTCAATTG AAAATGCTCGAAAGAAACAGGATGGGGTTGTTAGCACTTCCATCATTTATTTCACGGAGCATTCTCCTCCATTGCCACCATACACTCCACCCACTCTAAAGCTTCGGAACATCCTCGATCTCAGCCCCTTCACTGTGACTGACCTTACACCCATGGAGATCGTAGTGGATATTTTCCGAAAGCTGGGACTGCGGCAGTGCCTGGTTACACACAACGG GCGATTGCTTGGAATCATTACCAAAAAGGATGTGTTAAAGCATATAGCACAGATGGCGAACCAAGATcctgattccattctcttcaactAG
- the CLCN5 gene encoding H(+)/Cl(-) exchange transporter 5 isoform X2, translated as MDFLEEPIPGVGTYDDFNTIDWVREKSRDRDRHREITNKSKESTWALIHSVSDAFSGWLLMLLIGLLSGSLAGLIDISAHWMTDLKEGICTGGFWFNHEHCCWNSEHVTFEERDKCPEWNSWSQLIISTDEGAFAYIVNYFMYVLWALLFAFLAVSLVKVFAPYACGSGIPEIKTILSGFIIRGYLGKWTLVIKTITLVLAVSSGLSLGKEGPLVHVACCCGNILCHCFNKYRKNEAKRREVLSAAAAAGVSVAFGAPIGGVLFSLEEVSYYFPLKTLWRSFFAALVAAFTLRSINPFGNSRLVLFYVEFHTPWHLFELVPFILLGIFGGLWGALFIRTNIAWCRKRKTTQLGKYPVIEVLVVTAITAILAFPNEYTRMSTSELISELFNDCGLLDSSKLCDYENRFNTSKGGELPDRPAGVGVYSAMWQLALTLILKIVITIFTFGMKIPSGLFIPSMAVGAIAGRLLGVGMEQLAYYHQEWTVFNSWCSQGADCITPGLYAMVGAAACLGGVTRMTVSLVVIMFELTGGLEYIVPLMAAAMTSKWVADALGREGIYDAHIRLNGYPFLEAKEEFAHKTLAMDVMKPRRNDPLLTVLTQDSMTVEDVENIISETTYSGFPVVVSRESQRLVGFVLRRDLIISIENARKKQDGVVSTSIIYFTEHSPPLPPYTPPTLKLRNILDLSPFTVTDLTPMEIVVDIFRKLGLRQCLVTHNGRLLGIITKKDVLKHIAQMANQDPDSILFN; from the exons ATGGACTTCTTGGAGGAGCCAATCCCTGGTGTAGGGACCTATGATGATTTCAATACAATTGATTGGGTGAGAGAGAAGTCTCGAGACCGGGATAGGCACCGAGAG ATTACCAATAAAAGCAAAGAGTCAACATGGGCCTTAATTCACAGTGTGAGTGATGCTTTTTCCGGCTGGTTGTTGATGCTCCTTATTGGGCTTTTATCAG GTTCGTTAGCTGGTTTGATAGACATCTCTGCTCATTGGATGACAGACTTAAAAGAAGGTATATGCACAGGGGGATTCTGGTTTAACCATGAACATTGTTGCTGGAACTCTGAGCATGTCACCTTTGAAGAGAGAGACAAATGTCCAGAGTGGAATAGTTGGTCCCAGCTTATCATCAGCACAGATGAG GGAGCCTTTGCCTACATAGTCAATTATTTCATGTACGTCCTCTGGGCTCTCCTATTTGCCTTCCTTGCCGTATCTCTTGTCAAGGTGTTTGCGCCTTATGCCTGTGGCTCTGGAATCCCTGAG ATAAAAACTATCTTGAGTGGTTTCATTATTAGGGGCTATTTGGGTAAGTGGACTTTGGTTATCAAAACCATCACCTTGGTGCTGGCAGTGTCGTctggcttgagcctgggcaaaGAGGGCCCTCTAGTGCACGTGGCTTGCTGCTGTGGGAACATCCTGTGCCACTGCTTCAACAAATACAGGAAGAATGAAGCCAAGCGCAGAGAG GTCTTGTCGGCTGCAGCAGCAGCTGGTGTATCTGTAGCCTTTGGAGCACCTATaggtggagtattattcagccttgaagaG GTCAGCTACTATTTTCCCCTCAAAACATTGTGGCGTTCATTCTTTGCTGCCTTGGTGGCAGCATTCACTCTACGCTCCATCAATCCATTTGGGAACAGCCGCCTGGTACTATTTTATGTGGAGTTTCACACCCCATGGCATCTCTTTGAGCTCGTGCCGTTCATTCTGCTGGGCATATTTGGTGGTCTGTGGGGAGCACTGTTTATCCGCACAAACATTGCCTGGTGTCGGAAGCGAAAGACCACCCAGTTGGGCAAGTATCCTGTTATAGAGGTACTCGTCGTGACGGCCATCACTGCCATCCTGGCTTTCCCCAATGAATACACTCGGATGAGCACAAGTGAGCTCATTTCTGAGCTGTTTAATGACTGTGGCCTTCTGGACTCCTCCAAGCTCTGTGATTATGAGAACCGTTTCAACACAAGCAAGGGGGGTGAACTGCCTGACAGACCGGCTGGCGTGGGAGTCTACAGTGCAATGTGGCAGCTGGCTTTAACACTCATACTGAAAATTGTCATTACTATATTCACTTTTGGCATGAAG ATCCCTTCTGGCCTCTTTATCCCTAGCATGGCTGTTGGTGCTATAGCAGGTCGACTTCTAGGAGTAGGAATGGAACAGCTGGCTTATTACCACCAGGAATGGACCGTCTTCAATAGCTGGTGTAGTCAGGGAGCTGATTGCATCACCCCCGGCCTTTATGCAATGGTTGGGGCTGCAGCCTGCTTAG GTGGGGTGACTCGGATGACTGTTTCTCTTGTTGTCATAATGTTTGAACTGACTGGTGGCTTAGAATACATCGTGCCTCTGATGGCTGCAGCCATGACAAGCAAGTGGGTGGCAGATGCTCTTGGGCGGGAGGGCATCTATGATGCCCACATCCGTCTCAATGGATACCCCTTTCTTGAAGCCAAAGAAGAGTTTGCTCATAAGACCCTGGCAATGGATGTGATGAAACCCCGGAGAAATGATCCTTTGTTGACTGTCCTTACTCAGGACAGTATGACTGTGGAAGATGTAGAGAACATAATCAGTGAAACCACTTACAGTGGCTTCCCAGTGGTGGTATCCCGGGAGTCCCAAAGACTTGTGGGCTTTGTCCTCCGAAGAGATCTCATTATTTCAATTG AAAATGCTCGAAAGAAACAGGATGGGGTTGTTAGCACTTCCATCATTTATTTCACGGAGCATTCTCCTCCATTGCCACCATACACTCCACCCACTCTAAAGCTTCGGAACATCCTCGATCTCAGCCCCTTCACTGTGACTGACCTTACACCCATGGAGATCGTAGTGGATATTTTCCGAAAGCTGGGACTGCGGCAGTGCCTGGTTACACACAACGG GCGATTGCTTGGAATCATTACCAAAAAGGATGTGTTAAAGCATATAGCACAGATGGCGAACCAAGATcctgattccattctcttcaactAG